A part of Crassostrea angulata isolate pt1a10 chromosome 5, ASM2561291v2, whole genome shotgun sequence genomic DNA contains:
- the LOC128182923 gene encoding SET domain-containing protein 4-like — MYRYGRTKRTRKRKQTREGGIFVSTELISLCKWMKVESNKHGFRWKCHLCPAHFSDTGRGMMTKSRLFPGDLLISIPRPLLITVETALSSEIGEQVKCQNVKFTRQQLLSLFLLQEKNKGSNSLWHPYISVLPKTLETFGNFSLREMTLFPPRLQIAVKSRMADMKQAYMEVRNFWSGEEIEYSQFLWAWFCVNSRSVFYRSAGSEFVREDGNHLALAPYLDLLNHSVGAQEEAGYNQESGCYEIYTGDTYRKHNQVFISYGNHDNYHLLVEYGFTLPDNPNDVFQVEYHQVRTSYDVLNAALSLGVDNMEKKKEIIQQQSFHRQLVCSMEGMSWNLLLVTRILAMNWTELEQWKLVLTGFAMSDRNNTLSRQIARTFLTKYIKQNQDLITKFDTPLSPNTVEFMVFSIVQTERNILQLTWTSVT, encoded by the exons ATGTATCGATATGGAAGAACGAAAAGAACAcggaaaagaaaacaaaccagAGAGGGGGGAATCTTCGTGTCAACAGAACTCATTTCTTTATGCAAATGGATGAAAGTGGAATCCAACAAGCATGGCTTCCGATGGAAATGTCATTTATGTCCAGCCCATTTCTCAG ATACTGGGAGGGGCATGATGACAAAGAGTCGTCTGTTTCCCGGTGACCTTCTTATATCCATACCCAGACCATTACTGATCACCGTGGAAACAGCTCTGTCCTCAGAAATAGGGGAACAAGTCAAATG tcaaaatgtaaagtttaccAGACAACAGCtgctctctctctttctccttCAAGAAAAAAACAAGGGAAGCAACTCTCTCTGGCATCCCTACATTTCTGTTCTCCCTAAGACTCTTGAAACATTTGGAAATTTCTCACTAAGGGAGATGACTCTGTTTCCACCAAGGCTTCAAATTGCTGTGAAGTCTAGAATGGCAGACATGAAGCAGGCATATATGGAAGTGAGAAACTTTTGGTCAGGAGAGGAAATTGAGTACAGCCAATTTTTGTGGGCATGGTTTTGTGTAAATTCTCGCTCTGTGTTCTACCGGTCAGCAGGGTCAGAGTTTGTGAGAGAGGACGGGAACCACTTGGCACTGGCTCCATACCTGGATCTGCTGAACCACTCAGTGGGGGCTCAG GAAGAGGCGGGTTACAATCAGGAGAGTGGTTGCTATGAAATCTACACAGGTGACACGTACAGGAAGCACAACCAGGTGTTTATTTCATATGGTAACCATGACAACTACCACCTCCTAGTGGAGTATGGCTTCACTCTACCAGACAACCCTAACGATGTCTTCCAAGTAGAATATCATCAGGTAAGAACATCAT ATGATGTGTTAAATGCCGCCTTATCTTTGGGTGTGGATAACATGGAGAAGAAGAAAGAAATTATACAACAGCAAAGCTTCCACAG ACAATTGGTTTGCTCTATGGAAGGTATGTCCTGGAACCTACTCCTGGTCACAAGAATTTTAGCCATGAACTGGACAGAGCT AGAGCAGTGGAAGTTGGTGCTGACTGGATTTGCAATGTCTGATCGTAACAACACATTGTCCAGACAGATCGCAAGAACATTCCTCACCAAGTACATCAAACAGAATCAGGATCTGATCACCAAG tttgataCTCCACTGTCTCCAAACACGGTTGAATTTATGGTTTTTTCTATTGTACAAACCGAGAGGAATATTCTACAGTTAACTTGGACTTCAGTGACTTGA